A single Fundulus heteroclitus isolate FHET01 chromosome 4, MU-UCD_Fhet_4.1, whole genome shotgun sequence DNA region contains:
- the LOC105918412 gene encoding transcription factor E2F5 isoform X2, with protein MMDSDIPDEEVLVPSQKPRIQRKSRSLSLLTKRFIRLLEEAEHGVLDVRHAFTTLAVKQIRRIYDITNVLEGIGLIVKISKCHVKWVGRPYDKRLLKLKSELNDLKHKEFILDQQRIVAEENIRSQTEDWRNLTYVTHEDICNCFCGQILLAAQAPPGTQLDVPIPKAIPKCPAKYQIYLKSIRGPIDVVLLNKRTVGSAAVVFPVPPPQEILQRAKSAMSVSENKENNDGLCEASAFITKSTPYKWGAEHNGQPLQIPSFINANFNKTSQNISNELHNHIDSSKDLMNADHNTHFTPSEAFSPIIQLSTSLSKA; from the exons ATGATGGATTCGGACATTCCAGATGAAGAGGTCCTTGTTCCAAGCCAGAAACCCAGAATCCAGCGGAAGTCCCGGAGCCTCAGCCTGCTGACCAAGAGGTTTAtcaggctgctggaggaggcCGAGCACGGGGTGCTGGACGTTAGACAC GCATTCACGACTCTGGCTGTTAAACAGATAAGAAGAATCTATGACATCACAAATGTGCTGGAGGGCATCGGTCTTATTGTCAAAATTTCCAAGTGCCATGTAAAATGGGT AGGACGACCTTATGATAAAAGACTCTTAAAGCTGAAGTCTGAGCTGAATGACTTGAAGCACAAGGAATTCATCCTGGACCAGCAGAGGATCGTGGCAGAAGAAAACATCAGGAGCCAAACAGAAGACTGGAggaa TCTGACCTATGTGACCCATGAGGACATCTGCAACTGCTTCTGTG GTCAGATTCTTTTGGCAGCACAAGCACCACCAGGCACTCAGCTAGACGTTCCCATTCCCAAAGCT ATCCCAAAGTGCCCGGCAAAGTATCAGATCTATCTGAAAAGCATCCGAGGGCCTATAGACGTCGTCCTTCTTAACAAGAGAACTGTCGGCTCTGCTGCCGTTGTATTTCCAGTCCCGCCGCCTCAGGAAATTTTGCAGCGTGCCAAGTCAGCTATGTCTGTGtcggaaaataaagaaaacaatgatGGACTCTGTGAGGCATCAGCTTTTATCACAAAAAGCACTCCGTATAAATGGGGAGCTGAGCACAACGGGCAGCCGCTTCAAATACCATCTTTTATAAACGCTAACTTCAACAAAACAA gtcaaaacatttcaaatgagctTCATAATCACATAGATTCATCCAAAG ACTTAATGAATGCAGATCACAACACCCACTTCACACCCTCAGAAG CGTTCTCTCCAATCATACAGCTGTCTACTTCCCTATCTAAGGCATAA
- the LOC105918412 gene encoding transcription factor E2F5 isoform X1, with protein MMDSDIPDEEVLVPSQKPRIQRKSRSLSLLTKRFIRLLEEAEHGVLDVRHAFTTLAVKQIRRIYDITNVLEGIGLIVKISKCHVKWVGRPYDKRLLKLKSELNDLKHKEFILDQQRIVAEENIRSQTEDWRNLTYVTHEDICNCFCGQILLAAQAPPGTQLDVPIPKAIPKCPAKYQIYLKSIRGPIDVVLLNKRTVGSAAVVFPVPPPQEILQRAKSAMSVSENKENNDGLCEASAFITKSTPYKWGAEHNGQPLQIPSFINANFNKTSEYTCQNISNELHNHIDSSKDLMNADHNTHFTPSEAFSPIIQLSTSLSKA; from the exons ATGATGGATTCGGACATTCCAGATGAAGAGGTCCTTGTTCCAAGCCAGAAACCCAGAATCCAGCGGAAGTCCCGGAGCCTCAGCCTGCTGACCAAGAGGTTTAtcaggctgctggaggaggcCGAGCACGGGGTGCTGGACGTTAGACAC GCATTCACGACTCTGGCTGTTAAACAGATAAGAAGAATCTATGACATCACAAATGTGCTGGAGGGCATCGGTCTTATTGTCAAAATTTCCAAGTGCCATGTAAAATGGGT AGGACGACCTTATGATAAAAGACTCTTAAAGCTGAAGTCTGAGCTGAATGACTTGAAGCACAAGGAATTCATCCTGGACCAGCAGAGGATCGTGGCAGAAGAAAACATCAGGAGCCAAACAGAAGACTGGAggaa TCTGACCTATGTGACCCATGAGGACATCTGCAACTGCTTCTGTG GTCAGATTCTTTTGGCAGCACAAGCACCACCAGGCACTCAGCTAGACGTTCCCATTCCCAAAGCT ATCCCAAAGTGCCCGGCAAAGTATCAGATCTATCTGAAAAGCATCCGAGGGCCTATAGACGTCGTCCTTCTTAACAAGAGAACTGTCGGCTCTGCTGCCGTTGTATTTCCAGTCCCGCCGCCTCAGGAAATTTTGCAGCGTGCCAAGTCAGCTATGTCTGTGtcggaaaataaagaaaacaatgatGGACTCTGTGAGGCATCAGCTTTTATCACAAAAAGCACTCCGTATAAATGGGGAGCTGAGCACAACGGGCAGCCGCTTCAAATACCATCTTTTATAAACGCTAACTTCAACAAAACAAGTGAGTATACAT gtcaaaacatttcaaatgagctTCATAATCACATAGATTCATCCAAAG ACTTAATGAATGCAGATCACAACACCCACTTCACACCCTCAGAAG CGTTCTCTCCAATCATACAGCTGTCTACTTCCCTATCTAAGGCATAA
- the si:ch211-122f10.4 gene encoding cathepsin A-like, with the protein MHAGGLLLCLLSALQLGSRAQYAPDEVGHLPGMTFKINYRQWSGYLQAGAGKFLHYWFVTSQRNPAKDPLVLWLNGGPGCSSLDGFLSENGPFHVNDDGATLYENKFSWNKIANVLYLESPAGVGYSYSDSQTYDTDDDKVADDNYKALQSFFVKFPNFTQNEFFIFGESYGGIYAPTLSLRVATGKAKINFKGFAVGNGLSSFALNDQSLIYFSYYHGLFGEDLWRDLNTNCCDKGSCNFYNSTSENCKTLVNVAFGIVYESGLNEYALYLDCEGRRSYHQGYEKAMSHLFRNYRKNLHSYKLLDVTTSSMSLGEVPPCINSTAQTNWLNRGDVRKALHIPDVLPPWDICSDVVGEHYKILYHTMKETYLKLLSLGLRALVYNGDTDMACNFLGDQWFVEDLGFKATSRYQHWIHDDQIAGFYQQFGNITFLTVKGAGHMVPQWAPGQALHMFQSFVTDGPY; encoded by the exons ATGCACGCCGGGGGGCTCCTGCTGTGTTTGCTGTCCGCTCTTCAGCTCGGCTCCCGGGCTCAGTACGCTCCCGATGAGGTCGGTCACCTTCCGGGCATGACGTTCAAAATCAACTATCGGCAGTGGTCTGGGTACCTGCAGGCTGGAGCTGGGAAGTTTCTCCATTACTG GTTCGTGACGTCTCAGAGGAACCCGGCCAAAGaccccctggttctctggttgaACGGCGGTCCGGGCTGCAGCTCTCTGGATGGATTCCTGTCAGAGAACGGCCCGTTCCAC GTAAATGACGATGGAGCCACTCTTTACGAAAACAAATTCAGCTGGAACAAGATCGCCAATGTGCTGTACCTGGAATCCCCTGCAGGAGTGGGATACTCCTACTCTGATTCCCAAACATATGACACTGACGACGATAAG GTCGCTGACGATAATTACAAAGCTCTTCAGAGCTTCTTTGTCAAGTTTCCAAACTTCACTCAGAACGAGTTCTTCATCTTTGGGGAGAGTTACGGCGGCATTTATGCTCCAACGCTGAGCCTGCGTGTGGCCACAGGAAAGGCTAAAATCAACTTCAAG GGCTTTGCAGTGGGAAATGGTCTCAGCAGCTTTGCTCTCAATGACCAATCTCTGATCTACTTTAGCTATTACCACGGCCTGTTTGGAGAAGA CTTGTGGCGTGATCTGAACACAAACTGCTGTGACAAGGGAAGCTGTAACTTTTACAACAGTACATCTGAGAACTGCAAGACGCTG GTGAACGTGGCCTTTGGCATCGTGTATGAAAGTGGACTCAATGAGTACGCCCTCTACCTGGACTGCGAGGGCCGCAGATCATACCACCAAGGATATGAAAAGGCCATGAGTCATCTGTTCAGGAACTACAGGAAAAACCTGCACAGCTACAAG cttttagatgttacaacgtcctccatgtctctggGAGAGGTGCCTCCTTGCATCAACAGCACAGCTCAGACGAACTGGCTGAACAGAGGCGACGTGAGGAAAGCTCTGCACATCCCAGACGTTCTGCCCCCATGGGACATCTGCAG TGAtgttgttggagaacattacaAGATCTTGTACCACACAATGAAGGAGACTTATCTGAAGCTGCTGTCGCTGGGCCTCCGAGCGCTCGTCTACAACGGAGACACGGACATGGCCTGCAACTTCCTGGGAGACCAGTGGTTTGTGGAGGACTTGGGCTTTAAG GCCACCAGCCGCTACCAGCACTGGATTCACGATGACCAGATTGCCGGTTTCTATCAGCAGTTTGGAAACATCACCTTTCTGACAGTCAAG GGTGCAGGGCACATGGTTCCCCAGTGGGCGCCGGGTCAAGCTCTCCACATGTTTCAGTCCTTCGTAACAGACGGACCATACTGA